From the uncultured Trichococcus sp. genome, one window contains:
- a CDS encoding argininosuccinate synthase — protein MAAKESIKKVVLAYSGGLDTSVIIPWLKENYNNCEVIAVVGDVGQGDDYSRLEEKAINCGASKLYVADLKKEFVEEFIWPTLQAGAKYEGQYLLGTSFARPIIAKRMVEIAHLENADAIVHGATGKGNDQVRFEVGIREFDPNITIIAPWREWELTSREDEFAYAAAHNVPLPITLETNYSKDKNLWHLSHEGLDLEMTANEPDYDKILEMCVTPEKAPDEATYVTLEFKQGIPVSLNGEAMDGITLIGKLNVIAGANGVGIIDIVENRLVGMKSRGVYETPAGTVLYHAHDKLEQLCLDKDTFQYKQLLANKYAELVYNGLWYTPLRKALGAFVDETQQKVEGFVKMKLYKGNIIDAGVVSAKSLYSESFATFESDDVYNHTDAAGFIRLFGLPTSIRVMKEQAEGQATHEELKDLLK, from the coding sequence ATGGCAGCAAAGGAATCAATCAAAAAAGTGGTTTTGGCTTACTCAGGTGGATTGGATACGTCCGTCATCATCCCTTGGTTAAAGGAAAATTACAACAACTGTGAAGTAATCGCCGTAGTAGGAGACGTAGGACAAGGTGACGACTACAGCCGATTGGAAGAAAAAGCGATCAACTGTGGCGCATCGAAGTTGTATGTTGCAGACTTGAAGAAGGAATTCGTCGAAGAATTCATTTGGCCGACATTGCAAGCAGGCGCTAAGTACGAAGGACAATATTTATTGGGGACTTCTTTCGCCCGCCCGATCATTGCCAAAAGAATGGTAGAGATTGCACACTTGGAAAATGCAGATGCGATTGTTCATGGAGCAACAGGGAAAGGGAACGACCAAGTCCGTTTTGAAGTCGGCATCAGAGAATTCGATCCGAACATCACGATCATCGCCCCTTGGAGAGAATGGGAACTGACTTCCAGAGAAGATGAATTTGCGTATGCTGCTGCACATAACGTGCCGCTTCCGATTACGTTGGAAACCAACTACTCAAAAGATAAAAACTTGTGGCATCTATCGCATGAAGGCCTTGACCTGGAAATGACAGCCAACGAGCCGGATTACGATAAAATTCTGGAGATGTGCGTGACGCCTGAGAAAGCTCCGGACGAAGCGACCTATGTTACGCTTGAGTTCAAACAAGGCATACCGGTCAGCCTGAACGGTGAAGCAATGGATGGCATCACTCTGATCGGAAAATTGAACGTGATCGCAGGCGCGAACGGCGTCGGCATCATCGATATCGTGGAGAACCGCTTAGTCGGCATGAAATCAAGAGGCGTTTATGAAACGCCAGCCGGAACTGTGCTGTATCATGCCCATGACAAATTGGAACAGCTTTGCCTGGATAAGGATACTTTCCAATACAAACAATTGCTGGCCAACAAATATGCGGAGCTTGTATACAACGGATTGTGGTATACACCATTGCGCAAAGCGTTGGGCGCGTTTGTGGACGAAACACAACAGAAGGTCGAAGGCTTCGTAAAAATGAAGCTTTACAAAGGCAACATCATCGATGCTGGCGTAGTCAGCGCGAAATCTTTGTACAGCGAAAGCTTTGCCACTTTCGAGAGCGACGATGTATACAACCATACCGATGCAGCCGGCTTTATCCGTCTCTTCGGATTGCCTACATCGATCCGTGTCATGAAAGAGCAAGCTGAAGGTCAAGCGACACATGAAGAATTGAAGGACCTATTAAAATAA